From Phragmites australis chromosome 5, lpPhrAust1.1, whole genome shotgun sequence, a single genomic window includes:
- the LOC133919538 gene encoding probable dolichyl pyrophosphate Glc1Man9GlcNAc2 alpha-1,3-glucosyltransferase: MAATTSPSTAAAAAWAFAAATCVKILLVPTYRSTDFDVHRYWLALTHALPARQWYTDASSEWTLDYPPFFASFSRLLSVPAPLVDASLVSLPVPAAPPFAHLLYLRLTVAFSDLLLLASALLLARDARRRRRPFLALALVLWSPALLAVDHVHFQYNGFLMGLLLLSLHFLEQGRDLAGGIVFAALLCSKHLFLVAAPVYFVYLFRHYCCGRGVVRGLGRLLLMGAGVAAVFAAAFAPFVYYGQMQQLFNRLFPFGRGLCHAYWAPNFWVFYIILDKILAFLLRRLGFNILIPEASFTGGIVGDSSPFAVLPKVTPIATFLLVILAMTPCLIKSFSNPQPKHIVRWVSYACTCGFMFGWHVHEKASLHFIIPLALLAMDSLDNARHYFLLSIVSCYSLFPLLFENQEYPIKVLLLLTYATLMWVGFSSHFAVKSVHEGKKANQSSSTVKKDGFIGWIGLSYLLGIAAIELWSRVFHRHVFGDRLPFLPLIMVSFSCGIGMIYSWMWQLVWIVRYT, from the exons aTGGCCGCTACCACCTCGccgtcgacggcggcggcggcagcctgggccttcgccgccgccacctgCGTCAAGATCCTGCTCGTCCCCACATACCGCTCCACCGACTTCGACGTCCACCGCTACTGGCTCGCCCTCACGCACGCCCTCCCCGCGCGGCAGTGGTACACCGACGCCTCCTCCGAGTGGACGCTCGACTACCCGCCCTTCTTCGCCTCCTTCTCCCGCCTCCTCTCCGTCCCTGCGCCGCTCGTCGACGCATCTCTCGTCTCCCTCCCCGTGCCCGCCGCGCCACCCTTCGCCCACCTCCTGTACCTACGCCTCACCGTCGCATTCTCCGACCTCCTACTCCTCGCATCCGCTCTTCTGCTGGCGCGGGacgcgcggcggaggcggcggccgttCCTCGCCCTCGCGCTCGTCCTGTGGTCACCTGCGCTGCTCGCCGTGGATCACGTCCACTTCCAGTATAACGGGTTCCTGATGGGGCTTCTGCTGCTCTCGCTGCACTTCCTTGAGCAGGGGAGGGATCTTGCCGGGGGAATCGTGTTTGCTGCGTTGCTGTGCTCGAAGCATCTGTTCCTCGTGGCTGCTCCGGTGTACTTTGTGTATTTGTTCCGGCATTATTGCTGCGGCCGGGGTGTCGTGAGGGGGCTGGGGAGGCTCTTGCTGATGGGTGCTGGAGTGGCTGCTGTTTTCGCCGCGGCATTTGCGCCCTTCGTGTACTATGGGCAG ATGCAACAACTCTTTAACCGATTGTTTCCCTTTGGGCGAGGCCTGTGCCATGCATACTGGGCCCCAAACTTTTGGGTATTCTATATAATACTCGACAAGATCCTTGCATTTCTTCTTAGAAGACTAGGCTTCAATATCCTGATACCTGAAGCTTCATTTACCGGGGGGATCGTTGGTGATTCGTCTCCTTTCGCTGTTCTTCCCAAG GTCACCCCAATTGCTACATTCTTATTGGTCATACTTGCCATGACTCCTTGTCTTATCAAATCATTCTCTAACCCTCAACCAAAGCATATAGTTAGATGGGTGTCATATGCTTGTACATGTGGATTTATGTTTGGATGGCATGTGCATGAGAAGGCATCACTTCATTTCATTATCCCGCTTGCCCTACTTGCCATGGATAGTTTGGACAATGCCAGGCATTACTTTTTGTTGTCCATAG TTTCATGCTACTCTCTGTTTCCATTGCTGTTTGAGAACCAAGAGTACCCGATAAaggtgctgctgctgttgaCCTATGCTACCCTCATGTGGGTGGGTTTTTCGTCCCACTTTGCTGTAAAGTCTGTTCATGAAGGAAAGAAAGCAAATCAATCCAGCAGCACGGTGAAGAAAGATGGCTTCATTGGGTGGATTGGTTTGAGCTATCTTTTGGGAATTGCAGCTATAGAGTTATGGTCTCGAGTATTTCACCGCCATGTATTCGGTGATAGACTTCCCTTCCTACCTCTCATCATGGTGTCATTCAGCTGTGGCATCGGGATGATATACTCATGGATGTGGCAACTCGTATGGATAGTCAGATACACTTGA